AAAGTGGTGTGACCAAATGGGCTTGGGTTTGGTATTTTTCAGCAAATTGAGAGGAATGATAATTAGGGTGTTTATCACACACCAACTGCTGTGGCTTAACATTATAAAGCGCTGTTAAATGGTTAAAGGTTTCTTGATAACGCAGCTCTGTATCGAGATCATCTAAATCACCAATATAGGGAGATATTAGCCATTGCTGAGGTAATGCTAACCCTATGGTTGATTTTTGCTCAGCGCCTAAGGCTACGGTGATATTGCCTGTACTTTGCTTGCTACCTGTAACGAAATGACTCACAGGCGCATAGCCTCTTGCCATACGTAGCACACGGATCTTTCCGCCAGCATAATGTACAAGGCTATCATCGCACGCACTCTCAATCGGACGATTATGATCTAAAATACCGCTGATATTCCCTGAAAATTGAGTACAGACTTGAGCTAACTCAGTGGCAATAGGCATACCTGATAAGTTCGCACTGGTCATAACAAGTGCACTTGTCGCACCTATTGCTTTTAATTCATCAAACAACAAATAATGCAATGGCGTATACGGCAGCATGATTCCTAGATACGGTACATTCGGAGCTACATTTTCAGCTAATACGTCATCTGCTCGCGTTACTTCTTCTACAACAATATCTAAACGCTTATTCATGAGAACAATAGGTCTAGCTTGCGCTGCTAATGCTCTCCATTCAGCATCACAACCTTCAACGAATTGTTGAGCAATGTCATCACTTGCCGCCATGATGGCTAACGGTTTTGACTGACGATATTTAAGCTTACGTAAACTCGCCACAGCTTGAGCGTTAGTGGCATCACACGCTAAATGAAAACCACCGATGCCTTTAATTGCAACAATTTCGCCGTCTTTAATCTTTTGCGCAAGCTGCTCAATCGCTGTTTGTTTAGTTGCAACAAGTGGTAATTCTGCACTCGTTCTCACTCGTTGCTGTGCATCATAAAGCGTTACCCAAGGGCCGCAGCAGTCACAACTAATCGGCTGAGCATGATAACGACGATCGACTGGATTTTGATATGCCTTGGCACAATCAGGGCACAACGAAAAGTCTTGCATACTGGTTACTGCACGATCATAAGGTAGCGCTTTTATAATGCTGTAACGTGGACCGCAATGGGTACAGTTGGTAAATGGGTATTGGAAGTATCGAGAATCTGGATTGGAAATATCCCGCTTACAAGCATCACAAAGCCCTTGATCTGGTGAAATAGATACCGTTGTGCTTTCACGGCACTGACTTTGCTCTATACCAAAGGTATTCGGCTTTTCCAATTCAGACCATAGCGATAAAGTGCGAATTGCCACATCATAAATGCGACTTAAAGGAGGCGCTTGGTCGATTAACTGCGAAGTGAAAATAGTTAATGTATCAAGAGAGCCTTGCACATCTATTTTCACCCCTTCTGAATCATTGATCACCGAACCAACTAGCGCATGTTGTGTCGCTAGTTGGTAGACAAAGGGGCGGAAACCGACCCCCTGTACAATGCCGGTAATATGAATATATTGTCGTGCAATGTTGTCTGTCACGCTAACTGCCCTGAATTAAGACAGCATTAAGATGCCACCAAATGCCGCCATAACGACACCTAGGACATTAGTAACACGACGATTAGCAGCTGAAGCCGCAATAGCTTTACCTAATACCACACCACACGCGTGTAGAATTGCCGTTGCTAGTACGAAACCGATAAAGAACTCAACAGCCGTTGCGCCTAAAGGCATTTCCATACCGTGAGCCATACCGTGGAATAATGCAAATGCCATTACCGCACCTGTCGCTACTTTCGCAGATATACGACCACCCGCTAATAGCATGCCGCCCATTGCAATCACAGATACAGCAATACCTAGTTCAACACCTGGGATCACAACACCTGATACACCTAATGCAGCACCAACAATCATGATTGAGATGAAAGCAAGAGGTAGACGTGAAATCGCTTTCCCCCCCATCATTGCCGCTAATAGACCCACACCCACCATAACACTTAGGTGATCCATGCCAGTAAATGGGTGAACAAAACCACTCATGAACGCAGAAGCGTGAGGACCAATGTGACCTGGGTGTGCTAAAGCAAGAGGAGAAAAAGAAGTAGTTAGCAAGCCCAACATTAGATGTTTCATTTTCATATTAATATCTTCTTAATAAAAGTAACCGGAAATCCGGAGAGTTATAAAACACTTCACGCGATGATTAAGCGTCAAGTACGATGAAAGCACGAGATCAAATCATGCCAAAAACACGTTCTGGGTGAGAATAAGCATCGGCTCGGCCGCGGCGACAATGCCCTAATAACGTCATATTTAAGCGATCCGCTAAATCGACGGCCATTTTTGTTGCAGAAGAAACGGCAAGTAATACTTCAACACCGGCTGAGGCCGCCTTTTGTACCATTTCAAAACTAGCGCGACTGGTAACTAACACAGCGCCGCCAGATAAACGCTGTTGATGGATATAACCAATTAATTTATCTAACGCGATATGGCGACCAACATCTTCAAATGTTGCGAGTAATTGACCATTAGCGTCGATATATGCCGCCGCATGTGCAGCACCAGTGAGTTGATTAAGAGCTTGGTGTTCAAGTAATTGCTGTAACGCTTGCTCTAAGTGGCTTAAATCAAATTCAACTGTCATCGGCAATGGCATTAGCATCCGACATACGGTTTCCAATTTTTCTTCACCACAAATACCACAGCCCGTTAAGCCCGCTAATGAACGACGTTTTTGCTTTAAACGCTCAGCACAACGATTAGCAACCGTAATATCAAGATTGATCCCATTATCATGATGGGTAATCACCATATCGTGAATATCACGGTGATGATCGATAATTCCTTCAGACAATGAAAAACCTATCGCAAACTGCTCTAAATCGTGAGGGGTACACATCATCACGGTGTACGCAACGCCATTAAACGCAAGAGCCACTGGCGTTTCTTCAATAATGAAATCCATCTCTCTAAAATCGCTTTCTCCTTTGCGATAGCGAATGATCGGACGCTGACAAGCATCACTAACGGCATCGGTTGATTGCACATCAAGAGTGGTCAAAATAGTGATCCTATAATTAAATAAAAATGTAGGCTGGTATAAAACGCATCAGATACCACCTCGAAAATCTTGGCTATTAATCCCCATTTTCTGCATTCGAGATAACAAGGTTGTCCGTTTCAGTCCTAATTGGTTTGCCGCACCATTCGGCCCTGCCACCACACCATGACAAGCCTTTAATGCTTTGATGACGTCTTCTTTACCAATAATGGGTTTAACTACGTCACCTTTAATTGCTGATTCTGACGTATTGATATCACCTTCAGCTTTAGGGTTAACCAATCCTACAGGGGGCACATTCTCTATTTGTACACTGACAGAATGAGTCGTTGTTTTTAACTCATGAACAGGGACATTAAGCACATTACCACGCGTTAAAATCACAGAGCGTTCAACAAAGTTGCGCAATT
This genomic window from Photobacterium angustum contains:
- the hypF gene encoding carbamoyltransferase HypF, which codes for MTDNIARQYIHITGIVQGVGFRPFVYQLATQHALVGSVINDSEGVKIDVQGSLDTLTIFTSQLIDQAPPLSRIYDVAIRTLSLWSELEKPNTFGIEQSQCRESTTVSISPDQGLCDACKRDISNPDSRYFQYPFTNCTHCGPRYSIIKALPYDRAVTSMQDFSLCPDCAKAYQNPVDRRYHAQPISCDCCGPWVTLYDAQQRVRTSAELPLVATKQTAIEQLAQKIKDGEIVAIKGIGGFHLACDATNAQAVASLRKLKYRQSKPLAIMAASDDIAQQFVEGCDAEWRALAAQARPIVLMNKRLDIVVEEVTRADDVLAENVAPNVPYLGIMLPYTPLHYLLFDELKAIGATSALVMTSANLSGMPIATELAQVCTQFSGNISGILDHNRPIESACDDSLVHYAGGKIRVLRMARGYAPVSHFVTGSKQSTGNITVALGAEQKSTIGLALPQQWLISPYIGDLDDLDTELRYQETFNHLTALYNVKPQQLVCDKHPNYHSSQFAEKYQTQAHLVTPLLKVQHHHAHVLAVMAEHNLTEQVLGFTFDGTGWGDDHTVWGGEVLLSTPQSYQRVGHLRQFRLIGGEKAIKEPARLLFALLLECYSVDAIKAMQLSAFKEWSDIYFNNLYQLWLTGSQSPYTSSMGRLIDAWASLLGLVDRVDYEGECGLKLEQAAMKDRCHQPISFAVDANGVIDWQPLFEYALPLLSLVADDYRPAWRNCLAHSFISAIADVIVTIGQTYKPLPIVLGGGVFQNRVLVDEVFEKASAHSLSLFCGESLPTNDASISAGQLWFAIHQK
- the fdhD gene encoding formate dehydrogenase accessory sulfurtransferase FdhD, with amino-acid sequence MTTLDVQSTDAVSDACQRPIIRYRKGESDFREMDFIIEETPVALAFNGVAYTVMMCTPHDLEQFAIGFSLSEGIIDHHRDIHDMVITHHDNGINLDITVANRCAERLKQKRRSLAGLTGCGICGEEKLETVCRMLMPLPMTVEFDLSHLEQALQQLLEHQALNQLTGAAHAAAYIDANGQLLATFEDVGRHIALDKLIGYIHQQRLSGGAVLVTSRASFEMVQKAASAGVEVLLAVSSATKMAVDLADRLNMTLLGHCRRGRADAYSHPERVFGMI
- a CDS encoding HupE/UreJ family protein, with the translated sequence MKMKHLMLGLLTTSFSPLALAHPGHIGPHASAFMSGFVHPFTGMDHLSVMVGVGLLAAMMGGKAISRLPLAFISIMIVGAALGVSGVVIPGVELGIAVSVIAMGGMLLAGGRISAKVATGAVMAFALFHGMAHGMEMPLGATAVEFFIGFVLATAILHACGVVLGKAIAASAANRRVTNVLGVVMAAFGGILMLS